The DNA segment TATCGACGTGCAGCCGGTCAGCAGGACCGCGGCTGCCAGAATGAATATGAAGTGCATACGTTTCATAGGGGCTCTCCAACAATCTTTTGGGGCATCGGGCAGATACTTCACCATTCACTGGTGAGCCTATTGTCATGCGGTTTGGCCGTCCAGCCGGAAAGTGTGTCAATTATAGTATATTTGAGACCGAAACGCGTTGACGATACCAGTCTGAGGGCGCTATTGCCCTGCATTGTCAGACCAGAGAAGGAGTTCTTGGCGCATCGCGACTGCGGGACATGGTGCGCTTGCCAGGAGGCGGAGGGACGCGAGGCAATTCGGGGCCGGGGGATCGGCTGTACCGAAGGATTCTTCATTTGATCACTGTCCAAGCGTCCGTATCTGACAATCACACCCTCTACGGGGTCTGGAGCGGATCATGATACTCGAGCGTCTCGCTATGCGTGGCCGTGGGCAGTTTGCCGCGGCGATCTTCTGCTGCTTGTCGGTGGCGATCTTTTGTGGGCTTTCCACTCCAGGTCTTTCTTTCCTGCCGCCCATCACGATTCCTCCTCCGTCGCCGGAATACTATGGCTTCTTCGGAAATGCCGTCGGTCTGGACGATGTGGATGGCGACGGGGCCGGCGATTTCCTGATTAGTAGTTCGACCACCACGTATCTCTACTCAGGCGACACTCAGTCGATCATCACTGCGTTTCCAGGCGGCTACCGCGGTCTGACGAACGATGTGGACGGCGATGGTCTGCCGGAGGTGGTCGTTGATTCCAGTGGGACCCTGGAAGTTTATCGTCTGGATAGCACGTATGTTTATACGATCAGTGGAGTAAGCGGTTTCATGGCGTCGGGAATCGACGACGTGACGGGTGATGGAATCTCCGATCTCCTCTATTGGGATACTAGTAACCTGAACCTGATTTCCGGTGCTGATGGGTCGACGATCATCTGGATCGTTCCGCTTTCCTTTAACGGGATGATCGCGCCGATGGCCAAGGGAATCGACGATATTGATGGGGATGGTTGGAGTGACGTTCTCGTCCAGGATCCGGGCGCGACCGTGGGTGGCGTACAAAATGCCGGGCGGATTTTCTTCCTCTCTTCTCAGTCCGGACTCGAAATCCCGCGGCAGAATACCATCACGAATGAGGTTGATGCCTTCTATGGAATGTCGGCGACGCCGATCCCCGATGTAGACGGGGACGGGATCGAGGACTTTGCGATTGGTGCGCCCGGAGTATATCCTGCGGGGCATGTGCATGTCGTCTCGGGAGCAACCGGCTGGGAGATCTCGCGTTTCCGCGAACTGCAGACCTCCTCCTTCTACATCAATGGAGATGGTGTTGAGGATGCTTGGGACTTGTACGGTCAGACCTACTCCCTGACAGGGCTGGGGACTTCGATCTGTGTCTTGCCCGGCTTCGGCGGCCAGGGCATTGGCGGCTTTGTCGTCGGCGCGCCGACGGGTCCGGATACTTTCTATCAGTTTATCACCAATATTGGCCTTCCCGGGGGCTACGGGCGGGCGATTGTATACGGCGGAAAACAGGCACAAATCTGCCAAAGCTTGCCGCCATACGGCGGAACTACCTGCACGGACGCGTACACATGGAGTGCCTTTGATCCTCCGGCACAGAATCCCATCATGGCTTCACCGGATCCGAATCCCTGGGGCGGACATCACGGACGGCGCTTTGGATGGGGTGTGACGGCCGTTCCGGATATTAACGGCGATGGAGCCTCGGAGGTTCTCGTCTCCGATCCGATGATCGGGCTCGAGGTTGGGCAGCCGGAATTGAGCGGACGAGCGTACTTGTATATGTCATATGCCTCTACGGACGTTTGGCCGACAGACATCGACTTCGGATCGGTAACTCCGGATGTGGTCCATGCCGAGCAGTTTGCCACGATTCGCAATCGCGGCACAGCCCCAATCGGATTCGACACTCCGGCCTACGCAATTACGGGCGCGGATTCGAGTTACTTCAGCGTATCGGACGCCCCGTCGACAGATTCACTGGCGATTGGCGAGGCCCATCCCTTCAAGGTCTCATTTACGCCGACCGGACTGGATTTCGGTCCCAAGTCGGCCCAACTGGAAGTCTACACGATTCCGGCAGGCACAGCGGGCCCGGCCCTGGCAGGGCTCTACTCGTCCGTGAAGGTCTTCCCATCCATCTTGCAGGTCTTCGCCGATACGACGGTCGGCGAGGCATCCGACAGTCGTCAGTTCCGTCTCCAGAACTTCTCTCCCACGCCTTTGACGTTCACCGGCGACGCGGTCTCATTCCAGGGAGCCAATCCTGGCGACTTCCAGTTTGCTACGCCGCCGGATTTCTCGCCGCTGGCGCAGGATGAGATCCGCATCTTCCAGGTGCAGTTTGCACCGACAATGATGGGTGATCGCCAGGCGATCCTGCGGTTTGAGACTTCGGATCCGTACGAGCCCCTCATCGAGGTCGACCTCAGTGGATACGGCGCCTGGGTAACTCCGCAGGCGATTGACTTCGGGAGCGTGGAGCCGGGAATGCATCCCGCCCAGACGATTACGATCACAAACTTCTCAACCGAAGTCATCAACTTCATGTGGCCGTTTATCAGCATCGAAGGACCGGATACGGAGATGTTCCGCTTTGAGCGCGGTCCGCTGACGACGCCGCTGCATCCGGGCGAGTCGCGCGAGATTGGCGTTCACTTCGCTCCGACATTGGCTGGCGAGTTCTCGGCGCGCGTGCAGTTCTACACAGATTTCGCAGCAGAGCCCAGTCCATCCGTCAACCTCCAAGGGACATGTTCATTCCTCCCGGATTACGCGATGTTGACGCACTTCCAGGCGGAGCCGACATCCGGCATTGATGTGCGAATCGGGTATTTCCACCCAGCGAATGCCTGGCACGATGAGACGCTCTTCCCTGGCCTCACGATTCCGCCAGGCTACGAACTCGTGACTCCAGTCGAAGCGGATAGCCCGAGCGATTTCTTTGGGCTGTCGACGAGGCTGGACGGTTTCGAGTTCTCGATCTTCGAAATCGACGCAGACATCGGCAACACGGATGTTGCATACACCACGGATACCATCCTCTACAATGGGAACGACCTTTGTATCGATGCCGATGGCACCATCGTCACGGCTGATTCCGAAGGGATTGTTCGGATCGACCCGGATACGCTTGAGCGTACACTGCTGATTCCATGGTTTGATCTGTATTTGGAGGGATACCCTCAGCCAGGCGTCGATGTGATTCGCACGGACTCGCTGGGGCGCATCTGGTTTTCGCGGTATGGCCTGTGGCGGTTCGATCCTTCGACATCCGATATCGATCATGCTTCGCAGCCCGGAGTAACCTCATTTGTACTGACTGCATCGAATGAGGCAATCATCCAACACGACTACGGGTTCTATTCGATCGATCCGGATACGCTTATAGAGACTTTGATCTACGAGCAGCCATACGCGAGCAGCGAACCACCCAATCTCCCCGAGAACATCCCGATGGCAATGATGCCGGACGGGCGAGTAGTGTGCATCGACACCTATGCGACTTACATGTACCGCGATAGGGTCCGCGCCTTCATTCTGGATCCGGACAGTTCCAGCGTTCAGATCAGCGGTTCCTCTCCGACGAGTAGCGTCCCGAGTGGCGTGAACGAGTATGCGATTTCGCTCGGCGCAGAATATCGTCCGGGGCTTTCGTTGCTCGATCCATTCACCGACTACACGTTTGCCGGAACGCAGATCAGTCTACCGTTCACGGCGACGGGGCTCGGCGGCGACGATGTCACGAGTGTCAGCCTCTATGTGAAGGTCCCAGGGTCGACTTCGTTCGTTGATACCGGGTTGTTTGAGCTCGCCGATTCGGGCGTGTTCAACTACACGCTTGCCAATGGAAACGGCGAGTACCAATTCGCGACGGCGTCCTCGGATGCTTCCGGGCACACCGAGCCGACACCGACGATTGCTGAAGTCATCATTCTGGCGAACACAACTCTCGGCGGAGTCTTCGTCCAATCCACGGGCTCCTCGAATCAGTCCTACATCTTCCCCATGACCCCGGGCCAGGATGCCGTAATCTGGCTGGAGAGTGCGAATGCGGGCGGACAGTTCTCTGTTCAGCGTTCGACACCCCTGGTTCCTCCGACCGGTTTCTCTTCATACTCGCTCATTGATGAGTATCTGACTATCAACGAAGGCACGCCATCCCTGGGGACGAGTTGGAATGCGACGATCTACTGGCAGATCGATCCTGCAAGCGACGACTTGCTGCCGGATCCGATCGAGTACGTCTATCAGTTCGAGGGAGGAAGTTTCCTTGCGCAATACCCCGTTGCCCTTGTCGACAACACGCTGACGATTGGTGGCGTAACGGACTTCAGCGAATGGTACGCTGGCTTCGATCCTCCGCCACCGCCGGCAAAGGCGATCATGCCGCTGCCTGCGGATGGAGCGACGTCGCAGTCCGTCGACCTGACGCTGTATTGGGTGAATGGTGGCGGGGCGGATTCCTTCGATATCTACTTTGGAACAACACCGAGTGTGAGCTATCTTGGGTCGTCATCGCTTGGCCGCTTCGATCTTCCGAGCACGTTGGATTACAGCACGCCGTACTACTGGCGGATCGATTCCATTAACGGCGGTGGAGTAACCACCGGCGATCTGTGGACCTTCAGCACCGCGGCCGGCGATACACCTGCTAGGGCCTATTCGCCGAGCCCCTACATGGCGGAGACCGGCGTTCCGATCGACGCCGACTTGTATTGGCAATCCATCGATGCACCCGGAATGAACGCCTTTGACAATGGCGGCTTCGAGTACGGCTCGTTCGACAACTGGACGGCGACTCAGGGACCGGAAACTGAATACCAGCCTTGGACGATTTCTACTTCGGGCACGACTTCGTATCCTTGTTCACCGACGGACGGGAGCTATTTTGCCCTCAATGGTTTCGATGGTGGGGCGGGGTTGACGTATGATTTGTATCGCGACTTCACAGTTCCTGCGGGAGTAACGTCCGTTTCAGTGAGTTGGGATGAGCGCTTCCAGTGGCAGAATTGGGGGACGCTTCCGCGCGAGTATGAAGTGACCCTCGAGCCAGCCGGCGGCGGAACGCCGATCGCCACGCTGACAACGTTCCAGCTTCCGGCAGGAACTTCGGACGATACCGGTTGGACAAACCAGTCCCACGATTTGTTGGCGATCGACCCGGCTGCGCCGGGAAGCAGCTACAGGCTGCACTTCCACGAATTCGTTCCCGAAGACTTCACGGGACCTGCGCAATTCAACCTGGACAACGTTGCGCTGAACGTGATGCTCAATTCCAATGTCACGTTCCACGTTCATCTCGACACGTTCCGCTCGCCTGCGTGGGTCAGTTCGCAGTCCGAAACGACTTACGACCCGGGCACGATGTCGCCTTCGGAAACGTACTTCTGGCGCATCGATGTGGAGGACAGCGTCGGATACACGATCGGCGATCCTTGGTTCTTTGAGACAGCGCCTCTACCCGATCCGGCGACGAATATCAGCCCGACAAGCGGCTCGCTCGGCATCTCGACGAATACAATGCTCTATTGGGGTACGGGTGCAAACACAGACGGCTTCGATGTGTTCTTCGGCGAGGCCGGCAGTCTTGCGCCGATGGGCTATCAGACCGAATCGTTCTATAACCCAGGCACGTTGGCGCCGCTGACGGACTATGAGTGGCGCATTGATTCAGTTGGCCCGGGAGGAACAACAACGGGCGACGTCTGGGGATTCCAGACGGGCGATATTCCACAGAAGGCCATCAATCCGGATCCAGCGGACGGAGCGACGACGGTTTCGGTTAACTCCACGCTGATCTGGGAAGATGGCGGTGGAGCCGATTTCTTCGATATTTACCTGGGCATTAATGGTCCGGAGTCTTTCTTTACCAGCACGAGTGAGACCTCCTACAATCTCGGCACGATGCCCTACGATGTGGATGTGAATTGGCGCGTCGATTCGTGGAACAGCATTGGGGTACGGACCGGCGACGCGTGGACGTATCATACGGAACCGCCGCCTCCACCGCCAAGCAAGGCGATTAGCCCGAGTCCTGCCGACGGCGCGACGTCGCAGTCGCGTGAACTCCTGCTGACTTGGCAGGATGGCGGGGGAGCAGACACGTTCGATATCTACTTCGGCGAGACGTTCCCGCCAATCTATCAAGGATCCAGCATCATCGGGGAGTTCGATCCGGGCGTTCTGGACTTTGGGAAGACGTACTTCTGGCGCATCGATTCGATTAACGCCGGTGGTGTGACGACCGGCGATCCGTGGTCGTTCTCGACCGCAGCGAATGGCCCGCCATTAAAACCGACGGATCCCTATCCATACGTCGGCATGTCTTACGTCCCAGTCGATACGTCGATGTGGTGGCAATCCGTCGACGCGGCCTTCAGCCAGGAATTCGAGAACGGCGGATTCGAGACCGGGTGGTTTGACT comes from the bacterium genome and includes:
- a CDS encoding choice-of-anchor D domain-containing protein, which gives rise to MILERLAMRGRGQFAAAIFCCLSVAIFCGLSTPGLSFLPPITIPPPSPEYYGFFGNAVGLDDVDGDGAGDFLISSSTTTYLYSGDTQSIITAFPGGYRGLTNDVDGDGLPEVVVDSSGTLEVYRLDSTYVYTISGVSGFMASGIDDVTGDGISDLLYWDTSNLNLISGADGSTIIWIVPLSFNGMIAPMAKGIDDIDGDGWSDVLVQDPGATVGGVQNAGRIFFLSSQSGLEIPRQNTITNEVDAFYGMSATPIPDVDGDGIEDFAIGAPGVYPAGHVHVVSGATGWEISRFRELQTSSFYINGDGVEDAWDLYGQTYSLTGLGTSICVLPGFGGQGIGGFVVGAPTGPDTFYQFITNIGLPGGYGRAIVYGGKQAQICQSLPPYGGTTCTDAYTWSAFDPPAQNPIMASPDPNPWGGHHGRRFGWGVTAVPDINGDGASEVLVSDPMIGLEVGQPELSGRAYLYMSYASTDVWPTDIDFGSVTPDVVHAEQFATIRNRGTAPIGFDTPAYAITGADSSYFSVSDAPSTDSLAIGEAHPFKVSFTPTGLDFGPKSAQLEVYTIPAGTAGPALAGLYSSVKVFPSILQVFADTTVGEASDSRQFRLQNFSPTPLTFTGDAVSFQGANPGDFQFATPPDFSPLAQDEIRIFQVQFAPTMMGDRQAILRFETSDPYEPLIEVDLSGYGAWVTPQAIDFGSVEPGMHPAQTITITNFSTEVINFMWPFISIEGPDTEMFRFERGPLTTPLHPGESREIGVHFAPTLAGEFSARVQFYTDFAAEPSPSVNLQGTCSFLPDYAMLTHFQAEPTSGIDVRIGYFHPANAWHDETLFPGLTIPPGYELVTPVEADSPSDFFGLSTRLDGFEFSIFEIDADIGNTDVAYTTDTILYNGNDLCIDADGTIVTADSEGIVRIDPDTLERTLLIPWFDLYLEGYPQPGVDVIRTDSLGRIWFSRYGLWRFDPSTSDIDHASQPGVTSFVLTASNEAIIQHDYGFYSIDPDTLIETLIYEQPYASSEPPNLPENIPMAMMPDGRVVCIDTYATYMYRDRVRAFILDPDSSSVQISGSSPTSSVPSGVNEYAISLGAEYRPGLSLLDPFTDYTFAGTQISLPFTATGLGGDDVTSVSLYVKVPGSTSFVDTGLFELADSGVFNYTLANGNGEYQFATASSDASGHTEPTPTIAEVIILANTTLGGVFVQSTGSSNQSYIFPMTPGQDAVIWLESANAGGQFSVQRSTPLVPPTGFSSYSLIDEYLTINEGTPSLGTSWNATIYWQIDPASDDLLPDPIEYVYQFEGGSFLAQYPVALVDNTLTIGGVTDFSEWYAGFDPPPPPAKAIMPLPADGATSQSVDLTLYWVNGGGADSFDIYFGTTPSVSYLGSSSLGRFDLPSTLDYSTPYYWRIDSINGGGVTTGDLWTFSTAAGDTPARAYSPSPYMAETGVPIDADLYWQSIDAPGMNAFDNGGFEYGSFDNWTATQGPETEYQPWTISTSGTTSYPCSPTDGSYFALNGFDGGAGLTYDLYRDFTVPAGVTSVSVSWDERFQWQNWGTLPREYEVTLEPAGGGTPIATLTTFQLPAGTSDDTGWTNQSHDLLAIDPAAPGSSYRLHFHEFVPEDFTGPAQFNLDNVALNVMLNSNVTFHVHLDTFRSPAWVSSQSETTYDPGTMSPSETYFWRIDVEDSVGYTIGDPWFFETAPLPDPATNISPTSGSLGISTNTMLYWGTGANTDGFDVFFGEAGSLAPMGYQTESFYNPGTLAPLTDYEWRIDSVGPGGTTTGDVWGFQTGDIPQKAINPDPADGATTVSVNSTLIWEDGGGADFFDIYLGINGPESFFTSTSETSYNLGTMPYDVDVNWRVDSWNSIGVRTGDAWTYHTEPPPPPPSKAISPSPADGATSQSRELLLTWQDGGGADTFDIYFGETFPPIYQGSSIIGEFDPGVLDFGKTYFWRIDSINAGGVTTGDPWSFSTAANGPPLKPTDPYPYVGMSYVPVDTSMWWQSVDAAFSQEFENGGFETGWFDYWTPTASESSYNSWTVTSSAGFFVPVYPIEGNYLATSDFDGNASDTFNLYRDFTVPADAVSAEISWDDRIQWDMLGGTLERQYDVLLEPAGGGAPIATLYSTTLANGLPTFSDTDWMPHTVDLMAIDPGAAGTSYRLSFQLYVPESYTGPAMYFLDDVQLTVEAADGATFHLYMAEAPAPPAYVTSQSETLYTPSPSLNPGTTYLWRVDAENPFGYVTGDEWYFTTYPTPESAYNPSPYDGQIDVSPTSGLFWSYGAYTDSFDVYFGTSEPLPLVSDHQSWSYYYPPMNPQETYLWRIDSNGPGGTTTGATWSFTTSGPPQQAINPSPADWATSQPRELLLTWQNGGGATSYDVYFGDTFPPIYRQSVSFEEFDPGPLALDTTYFWRIDSVSSSGVTTGNTWRFSTVVVGPPVKPTDPYPFDGMASVAVDTDMWWQSIDAATSQEFENGGFESGWFDYWYQSVSPESSYNSWGVNYDEPNAPEGYYYATNAFDGEASQTLDLYREFTVPPDATAVDLSWSDRISWSYLAGALEREYYVFLEPAGGGAPIAVLYSFSLPNFVEDDTGWTTHTVDLLSVDPAAPGSSYRLHFQQVIPEFYTGPAQYYLDDVRLDIQRPSDTTFHLFMSEVPDSPTYVTSQSETIYTPSPSLNPGSAYYWRVDAENPYGYTTGDQWLFSTAPLPGQATVPSPWDGETGVNLSYTLWWNWPTDTQTFDIYFGTSDTMTLVSTQNYIGYTTPTMDPNTTYFWRVDSIGPGGRTTGMLWSFTTGAPPQPASNPWPPDGATGIPTDLTLTWTGDPAATDFEVWLDTVDPPTLPPLYTPTPDWYVSGLATDQTYFWQVNSWDGSQWTYGPVWSFSTISTGGPPEMFLDPLSMNINVEPGNTGLESLLIVNNAPPGFDDLTYNITTWTNDLIEQSEVVGNPLASWTGTDRYRGNLYYVDSDTLLTEIESWLDYQSGGLNFVVLESTDRYGSFNMVQDVWASPATPGVGYHSSGPMNVMLQAGHYYMIGVGWGLDTVAYYGDMDPGPHSVSFGQQVTGWYANEFPILHPAPAQETVTNFVQRLTTGHSWLSIESGSIAAPSGTLPPTDGGTINVVADSTGLPDGIYEGHLMIATNDPDPPTSDVLVLMIVNTPPSVQSVDPPTSTTVQVPTLELVFEFSEPVFDLDIGDLGVSGDAASAAVVLPPVQLGPTTWSYTIDALVPGWLSVELGIVPGGIVDDLGTELSGPNVYGYTVQDTPSGLPGDEDHNGEVTLFELNAVIIAYRGLGPAPSSADIDPTDGTISLGELNAVVLAYRGLWPPSGMQSNMGTATPTPVSTQPSTPTATPTVTPIFP